The genomic interval AACTTAACACCCACATTGTGGTTTATGATCTCTTCAGTGATGCTCTCCCCTTAATGTCCCTCTTAAATGCCGCACAAACCCCTTCCAAAACCCCTTTCATCGAGAAGTTTTCCAATGCTTCCCGATCTTCCTTCGAGGTAGGGTGAATATACCGCAGAGTCGTATTTTCGTTTTTATGGCGCAAATGTCGGCGTATAATGGCTGGATGAACACCCGATCGATACATCTCGGTGGCTGCTGTATAACGCAGTACATGGGGGGTCACACTCTTTGCAATTCCCGCTTCATTTGCCAATTTTTTCACGATCGCAATCAGTTGTTCAAGTTTGATCATCTCTCCCCGTTCGGCCATAAATACATATTGCGCTCCACTCTTGGATGCCAGTCTCTTCCACCAGTCGTGATCAAGATAGATTTTCAATGTTGCGTGCAACAAGGGGGACATTTGAACCGTACCAGGTGCCCGTTTTTGCCCCTTATCGATGATCAGCAAGTTATGAAAAAAGTCAACACGATCCCGAGTCAAAAAGCGTACTTCCCGATTCCGCAGTCCGGCGTGAGCCATCACAAGAACCAACGCAACAAACCTCTTGGTAAAAGGATCTTTTCGTTCGGCTGCTTCGACCAGCTTTTGCAGCTCCTCATGCGTCAAACTGATTCGCCGCTGGCTGTGATAAAATTTGGGACCTGTAGCATTAAGGGTAGGGTCCACTTGTATGATTCCATTTTTCTTTAAGGTCGAGAAAAAGCTTTTTACGGCGCTGAAACAGTTCTGCGGGACGGATGGACGATCTGCATATTCGTCCTCAAGATACTCCACAAACTCCTCAATGATCTCCCGATCCATCGGGTAGGTTCTGCCCAAGGCATCGATATAGAAGTTATCAATGTCAAAATCCCCTTCCTGAATCCCTTTGATATCGGTGAGAAAACGGTCGAATATAGACAATTCACGCTTGTACCGTTCCAGCGTGGTCGGTCGTACACGAATCCGTTCGCACCACAGCTTGTAGTAGTGTGTTCGTTCAAGCATCCTATCACCCCCAATGCAGCTTCAAGTTCCCCTGCGCTTTTTCGGCTGCTTGTTGTAAATGGTAA from Effusibacillus pohliae DSM 22757 carries:
- a CDS encoding tyrosine-type recombinase/integrase, with the translated sequence MLERTHYYKLWCERIRVRPTTLERYKRELSIFDRFLTDIKGIQEGDFDIDNFYIDALGRTYPMDREIIEEFVEYLEDEYADRPSVPQNCFSAVKSFFSTLKKNGIIQVDPTLNATGPKFYHSQRRISLTHEELQKLVEAAERKDPFTKRFVALVLVMAHAGLRNREVRFLTRDRVDFFHNLLIIDKGQKRAPGTVQMSPLLHATLKIYLDHDWWKRLASKSGAQYVFMAERGEMIKLEQLIAIVKKLANEAGIAKSVTPHVLRYTAATEMYRSGVHPAIIRRHLRHKNENTTLRYIHPTSKEDREALENFSMKGVLEGVCAAFKRDIKGRASLKRS